In Mixophyes fleayi isolate aMixFle1 chromosome 4, aMixFle1.hap1, whole genome shotgun sequence, the following proteins share a genomic window:
- the PLD2 gene encoding phospholipase D2 — MRNPDSPDGCFLPEHLDTAALNIELDELDSIREDEDGSHLSPFLTVYEQKSLKHQGAVFLKGVPVSAHISQTERYTTGSKVRTSTLYSVDLTHGPFQWSIKKRFKHFQELHRDLLRHKIFVSLLPLNPLSRFAVTRSRAETTSEMPSLPHVSGESPQRASSKQKHLAEYLNVLLAKSFYRNYHAMMEFLEVSHLSFISDLGPKGLEGFILKRSGGHRIQGLNCFGHHQICYRWSKRWLVVKDSFLLYLKPDSGEISFVLLFDPEFKTEVGKKATETKYGVRIENYSRTLILKCSGYREARWWGQQINQLVEDHGMEFLRIHRFDAQAAVRQTTQVKWFVNGSSYFAAVADALMQAREEIFITDWWLSPEIHLKRPATDDTWRLDIILKHKAEAGVRVCVLLFKEVELALGINSGYSKRVLMLLHPNIKVMRHPDHVSSIVFLWAHHEKMVAIDQSVVFLGGLDLAYGRWDDHSYRLTDVGSTETQQKDASPAVDDSPEEPAMVSQMWLGKDYSNLILRDWVQLEKPFEDFIDRIKNPRMPWRDVGAVIHGKAARDASRHFIQRWNFTKTTKSKYKGPSFPYLLPKSLSTADRQSYTVPGCHSATVQVLRSVDRWSAGCNECSILNAYLHCISHAEHYVYIENQFFISSTDGRTVQNTIAEAIVKRICRAHKEHSKFRVFIVIPLLPGFEGNIDLGGGNSIQAILHYTYSSICRGDSSIISRLKEEMGDSWRQYLSVCGLRTYGDMPDGSLVTELIYIHSKMLIVDDKMVIIGSANINDRSMLGKRDSELAVMVEDTEFVQSVMDEKPYEAGKFALGLRMDCFNTVLGALTPPCLDVSDPVSDQFFNEIWNHTALNNAALYDQVFRCLPTNAVQNHRVRQTYTAVGNLASSDPSLSREMLTRVRGHLVEFPLHFLSEEYLLPPLNSKEGVIPTEVWT; from the exons ATGCGGAACCCGGACAGTCCTGACGGATGTTTCCTCCCGGAACACCTCGACACCGCTGCCTTAAATATCGAACTCGATGAACTTGACTCTATACGAGAAGATGAAGATG GTTCTCATCTCAGTCCCTTCCTCACCGTCTATGAGCAGAAATCTCTCAAACATCAAGGGGCCGTTTTCCTGAAAGGGGTCCCGGTCTCGGCTCACATATCACAGACCGAGCGTTACACTACTGGCTCCAAG GTACGTACCAGCACGTTATACTCCGTAGACCTGACACATGGCCCCTTCCAATGGAGCATCAAAAAGAGATTCAAACATTTTCAGGAACTTCATCGGGATCTTCTCAGACACAAAATCTTCGTCTCTCTCCTGCCCCTCAACCCGTTGTCCCG CTTTGCAGTGACGCGGTCCCGCGCTGAAACCACTTCGGAGATGCCCTCTCTGCCTCACGTCTCTGGAGAGTCTCCACAACGGGCCTCCAGCAAACAG AAGCACCTTGCAGAATACCTCAACGTGCTACTGGCCAAATCCTTCTACCGGAACTACCATGCAATG ATGGAGTTCCTGGAGGTCAGTCATCTCTCCTTCATATCAGACCTTGGACCTAAGGGACT ggAGGGGTTTATATTGAAGAGATCAGGGGGCCACAGAATCCAAGGTCTCAACTGCTTTGGCCATCACCAGATCTGTTACCGCTGGTCAAAGAG GTGGCTGGTGGTCAAGGATTCATTTCTTCTTTACTTGAAACCAGACTCTGGGGAAATTTCCTTTGTACTCCTCTTTGATCCTGAATTCAAAACCGAAGTTGGTAAAAAAGCTACAGAGACTAAATACGGCGTCAGGATAGAGAACTACTCAAG GACACTGATCCTAAAGTGCAGTGGGTATCGTGAAGCTCGCTGGTGGGGCCAGCAGATTAACCAGCTCGTTGAAGATCATGGGATGGAATTCTTGAGAATCCATCGATTTGACGCCCAAGCCGCGGTGAGGCAGACAACACAAGTGAAATG GTTCGTTAATGGCTCTAGTTATTTTGCTGCTGTGGCGGATGCTCTAATGCAGGCACGGGAGGAAATCTTTATCACTGATTGGTG GCTCAGCCCAGAGATTCACCTAAAGCGACCGGCAACAGATGATACTTGGAGACTTGACATCATCTTGAAGCATAAGGCG GAGGCCGGAGTGCGGGTTTGTGTCTTACTCTTTAAGGAGGTGGAGTTGGCTCTGGGCATTAACAGCGGGTACAGCAAGAGAGTATTAATGCTCCTCCACCCAAATATCAAG GTGATGCGTCATCCGGATCACGTGTCCTCCATCGTCTTCCTCTGGGCCCACCACGAGAAGATGGTGGCCATTGACCAATCGGTGGTGTTTCTGGGTGGTCTAGACTTAGCCTACGGGCGATGGGACGATCACAGTTACCGGCTGACTGACGTAGGTTCTACAGAGACGCAGCAGAAG GACGCGTCCCCAGCTGTTGACGATTCTCCTGAAGAGCCTGCAATGGTGTCCCAGATGTGGCTGGGCAAAGACTACAGTAACCTTATTCTCAGAGACTGGGTGCAGCTGGAGAAACCGTTTGAGG ATTTTATTGACCGGATAAAAAATCCCCGAATGCCGTGGAGGGACGTAGGAGCTGTCATTCACGGGAAAGCAGCTCGGGACGCCTCTCGGCACTTCATCCAGAGGTGGAACTTCACCAAG ACGACCAAGAGCAAATATAAAGGTCCGTCATTCCCCTACTTACTTCCTAAATCCCTCAGCACAGCGGATAGGCAAAGTTACACAGTGCCAGGATGCCACAGCGCCACTGTGCAG GTGCTACGGTCGGTTGATCGCTGGTCAGCGGGGTGTAACGAATGCTCTATTCTTAATGCCTATCTACACTGCATATCCCACGCGGAGCACTACGTTTACATAGAG AACCAATTTTTCATCAGTTCTACAGATGGACGGACTGTTCAGAACACTATAGCAGAAGCCATTGTGAAACGGATCTGCCGAGCGCACAA AGAGCACTCAAAGTTTCGCGTCTTTATTGTAATCCCTCTGTTACCTGGATTCGAGGGGAACATTGATTTGGGAGGCGGAAACTCCATCCAGGCCATTTTGCACTATACTTACAG TTCCATTTGTCGTGGAGACAGTTCCATCATCTCCCGTCTGAAGGAGGAGA TGGGGGACAGCTGGCGTCAATACCTCTCGGTGTGTGGTCTGCGGACTTACGGGGACATGCCCGATGGATCTCTGGTCACGGAGCTCATTTACATACATAGCAAGATGCTAATTGTGGATGACAAAATGGTCATAATTG GTTCGGCTAACATCAATGACCGGAGCATGCTGGGAAAGAGAGACAGCGAATTGGCCGTTATGGTGGAAGATACAGAATTTGTACAATCTGTGATGGATGAGAAGCCGTACGAAGCCGGGAAATTTGCACTCGGCCTCCGCATGGACTGCTTCAA TACGGTTCTGGGGGCTCTGACCCCTCCCTGTCTGGACGTCTCAGATCCAGTTTCTGATCAATTCTTTAATGAAATTTGGAATCACACAGCTCTAAATAATGCAGCTCTGTACGATCAG